In Neptuniibacter halophilus, the genomic stretch CGTGGTTTAGCACCGACCAGCAGTGCGTAGTGACAGTTTTTAAAACCATCTTCGACGTTGTCGTGCAGGGTAATGGTATGCAGCAGAGGATAAGCGCAATCCATCAGCTCCATCGCCACGCCGCGCAGCGAATCCATCGCATGGGGCAGTTCAATCAGCTGCAGAATCACGGGCTGGTCTTTACCCATCATTTCGCCAGCGGCAATTTTAAACAGCAGACTATAACTGATGGCACCTGCGGCACCGGTTACGGCTATACGAACAGGACGTCTCATCGCTTAAAACCTCTTTGTCTATCTTCTTATTGAGAGAGTGTCTGAATGATACCAAAGTATAAACAGACCCAGAGGTAGTGTAATTAGTTCTCTGGTACAGAACTATTACAATTAACGACACTTAAGCACTATTTAGAGACCCCGCATCCCTTCGGAGCGCAAAAACACCGAATCAGACTGATTCAGGGCCGCTTCAATCCGCTGCATCAACAGAGCCTTGTCGCGCCCCAGCACGCCTTTGAGGACAAGGTAGTTAGACGCATGATCACTGCGGAAAATCGTTTTCTCAAGCTCCAGGCTGCCGATCAGAACCTGCATCTCTTCGATTAACTGGCGCTGGTCGCACGCAATAAAGTCGCCGCCAAACTCTTTGCGGAAATGTGCCTCACCCTGACGAAAAAACAGCACCAGGGTAGCCAGATAATCTGGCTGAGCTTCATTAACCAGGCTGGCAGAATCCAGCGCATGCTGCTCGCTGTACGCCGCTCCTCCCATGCCGTTAATAATCATCACCGACGAACGCATCCCCGACTGGCGGATCTTCAGTAACGCCTCCAAAGTGGAATCATAGGTCTCACCTTTAGCGATCTTCTCCAGCACAAGGTTGTTGCCGCTTTCAGCACCGACATACATCAGCTCCAGACCCAGTTCACGCAGTTCACTGAGCTCTTCAACTGATTTATTCAGCAGATTCCGTGGCAGACAATAAGAGGAAACCCGGCGCACTGAGGGCAGATGCTGACGAATCGATAGCAGAATCTCTTTCAGCCGCTTAAAGGAGAGCGCCATGGCGTCACCGTCTGCCAGAAAGACTTTGCGCACCGGCCCCAGTGCGGCGGCACAGCGCTTGATCTCGGCCTCGATCTCAGCCTGCGGTTTAGGCCGAAATTTTTTCTGCGGTAATGTATACATTTCGCAGAAGGTACAGTTATTCCAGCTACAACCGTTTGTAACCTGCAAAATCAGAGAACCGGCCTCACTGGGGGGCCGGAAAACCGGCTCGATGTAATCAATTGGCGGGTAGACCGGCATCATGGCGCTACGGCCTTAGAGAACAGGGTGTAGAAATTCTGACTGGTCTGCTCAGCCAACTGCTCCAGACTCACACCTTTCAGATCAGCAATACACTGCGCCACTTCGACTACATATTTCGGCTCATTTTTCTTGCCCCTGTGCGGCACGGGTGCGAGGTAAGGCGCGTCAGTTTCGATAAGAATACGTTCCAGCGGTACCTGACGAACCACATCACGCAGCTCTTCTGCATTGCGGAAGGTAGTAATACCGGAAAATGAGATGTAGTAGTTCATATCCAGCGCCGCTTTAGCCATCTCCCAGCTTTCAGTAAAGCAGTGCAGGACACCCCCGGATTCTGGATTACCGTGCGCCTTAATCAGCGCCAGCGTATCTTCCCGGGCATCGCGGGTATGCACAATCACCGGTAGCTTCAGCTCAGCCGCAGCCTCCAGATGGGTCTGAAAGCTCTGCTGCTGCAATGCGAACTGCTCAGGGCAATCCTGATAGAAGTAATCAAGCCCGGTCTCACCAATCGCAACCACCTGCGGCTGACTGGCCAGCGCAAGCAACTGCTCTTTTGTGGCGAGGCCTTCATCAATATTCAGCGGGTGAACACCCAGCGATGCAAAAATTGCCGGATTATCTTGGATCAGTTCACACATAGGGCCAAACTGACTGAGGGAGATCGATACGCACAGCATCGCATTAACCCGGCGCTCAAAAGCCGCCTGCAGCATGGCATTAAAATCGTGGTTATACGGGGACAGGTCCACCTTGTCGAGGTGACAGTGGGAATCAATGAACATCGTGGTTTGAACTAGCTCGGTCTGGTCTGGCCCGAGAGGCCTGATTACAGGGCGTTGGTTTTCCGCCCTGAACTTAAGGCGCCTGCCAGATAGGTTTCAATTTTGCTGATCAGCGTGGAGTCATCAGGAGATAACTGAATCCCGATACCCGGTGTACGGCCGCCCTGAGCGCCTTTAGGCGTCACCCAGATCACCTTACCGGTCACCGGGATCTTATCGCCCTCTTCCATAAGCTCCAGCAGCATAAACACCTCTTCACCCAGGTGATAGGAACGCAGCGTCGGAATGAACAGTCCACCGTTGGTTATATACGGCAGATAGGCCTGGTACAGCTCTTCTTTCGTTTTGATCGTTAACGACAGGATGCCGTGACTTAAACGGGGTACCGCTACCATACTGTTCAGATCTCCTTATTTGAGCAACGCAGCCCATTCCAGAAGTATACACTCAAGCAGCAACTGCTTATTCGGGTTCTGTCTTTGCAGTATAGCTCTGCGTTCTTCATGAACCTTGTCTGCTAACCTGAAGATTCTAACCGGGTCAGTTTTTTTCGCAACTGCCGTAAGCATATTCCGCGCATCATCCTGACGGATACTTTCGGCATCCTGACACAATGCTCCTCTGGCCACATCGGTCAGCAAGCTGTAAAACCAGCCCAGCAACAACTCCAGATCATGTTTCTGCCAGCTTTGCGCCACCTCTAGCGGTGAACGCCGCTGTTTCAGGATATCCGCCAGCCCGCGAATCAACTGCGCACGCTCTTCAGCCAGATCTTTTTCTATGTACGCGAGGGCCTCTTTTGGCGCCCCACGATTGATATGCAGCACAGACCGGGCCCGCTCAGCATCAAGCTCTGTAGCTGCCTGCAACCAGTTAATCGCTTCATCTTCTGCTGGTGGATGGCATTCAATCTGCTGGCAACGGCTTTTGATGGTCGGCAGTACCTGACCCAGCTTTGAGGTCACCAGTATGATCAGCGTATCCCTGCCCGGCTCCTCAAGCATTTTAAGAAGCGCGTTGGCTGAAGCCACATTCATAGCATCCGCCGGATTGATCACTACCGCACGATAGCCGCCCTGTTGCGGCGTACTGTAGATAAACTCGGTGAGCGCCCGGATCTGATCCACCTTAAGCTGCTTACCCTCCTCTTCCGGCATCAGCAGATAAAGGTCGGGATGGCTACCGGCGGCGTTCAGCTCGCAGGACTTACAGCGACCACAGGACTGATTTTCCAGCGGCGACTGACAGAGCAGGTACTGCGAAAAGGCAGTAGCAAAGTCCGCTTTACCAATGCCGGCCGCGCCATGCAGCAGCAACGCATGAGGCAAGCGACGATTGCGGTGGAGGCCGGCCAGATGGCTAAAGCGCTCATAAAACCAGGGATACGCAGATACAAGCTCACTCATACAGGTTGTTCCAGAAACCGGGTTACGCTCTCAGCGATTTGCTGCTGAACCAGATCCAGAGTTTGCGATGCATCGATAATCGCAAATCGTTGAGGATCGTTAGCTGCCCGCTGAAGATAGGCGGTGCGAACGCGCTCGAAGAAGGCTTTCTTTTCCTGCTCAAAACGATCCGGCGCGCTCCGGGCGCTGGCACGACGAAGCCCGACCTCCACATCCAGATCCAGCAGCAGAGTAAGCTCAGGTGCCAGTTCTTTCTGTACCAGCTTTTCCAGAATCTCTATCTCGTGGAGATCAACACCGCGCCCACCGCCCTGATACGCAAAGGTCGCATCCGTGAAGCGATCACTGATCACCCAGGCACCCCGTTCCAGCGCCGGACGAATCACATGGGCGATATGCTGCGCGCGCGCAGCAAACATCAGCAATAATTCAGCATCCTGACTGATCTGCTCTTCGCGCGGGGTCAGCAGCAGTTCACGCAGCTCCTCGGCAAAGGGCGTGCCGCCCGGCTCGCGGGTCAGAACCACCTCAATCCCGCGCTCACGCAGCAGGTTGCAGAGAAATTCAATATTGGTGCTTTTACCCACCCCTTCGGTGCCTTCTACGGTCAGAAAGCGCCCTTTCTTCTGTTCGCTCATAAAACTCATTATTACTGACTACGGGGATGAACGGTAATCTTTTCGACGACTTAACTGATAGCGCCGAACCGCTGCATTATGTTCTTTCAGAGTGGCAGAAAAATAGTGACTTCCATCGCCTTTGGCAACAAAGAACAGCGCTTTGCCATCTGCCGGATGCAGCGCCGCTTCGATGGCCTCCCGACCTACCATAGCAATCGGCGTTGGCGGCAGCGCCGGGATCACGTAGGTGTTGTAGGGGGTTGGTTTGCGCAGGTCGGAACGGCGAATATTTCCTTTGTAGTCATCACCCATCCCATAAATCACGGTCGGATCGGTTTGCAAACGCATTTTTTTATTCAGACGGCGGACAAACACCCCGGCAATCACCGGGCGTTCATCGGCCCGCGCGGTTTCTTTCTCGACAATAGACGCCATAATCAGCGCTTCGTAAGCATTTTTATAGGGTAATTTTTCAGCCCGTTTCTGCCAGGTCTCATCCAGCGCTGTAACAAGATGATTATTCGCCCGCTTCAGCAGAACACTGGCCGGGGTATTTTTTTCATAACTGTAGGTCTCTGCCAGGAACAGCCCTTCCGGGTGCTTATGCTCCAGCCCCAGCTTATCTGAAAGCGCCTCAACAGACAGCGCAGAGATATCATCCTCAATATGCGGCGCTGCAGCCAGGCTCTCCAGCAGCGACTTCAGATTACTGCCCTCAATGATAGTGAAGCTGTAGTTGATCGAACGCCCGGAGGTGACCAGTTGAAGAAAGCTGCGTGGCGTAAGCCCTACTGCAAGCGCGTACTCTCCCGCCTTTATTTGCTCTGCCAGACCAGAATGGCGCCCGTAAAAGCGCATGTAATAACGATTCAGCCCGACGGTAATCGCTTCCAGATCATCAATGACCTGACGATAGTTAGCGCCCTTTCGCACCTCGAAAACATCAGCCCCGGTGATATCCAATGGTTCAGCAAGATAGTTCTGATAATCATGCCAAACCAACGCAGCCGCGGCCCCAGCAAGGAGCACAACCGCCGATAGCGAAATAAGTAACTTCTTTAACAATGTAAATCCTCAGACAATACACTCTGCAACCGACGAACCGTTTCACCGATTTCATAACGCTGCGCTTCAAACTCTGTCACAGGCCAGATACCGATAAGGCTGTTACAGAGAAACAGCTCATCCGCCTGAGTCAGCACTTCAGCAGGATAACGCCCCTGCTCAACCACAACCCCCTGCTTCCCGAACAGCCCCAGCAGATGATCTCTCATGACGCCCTGCACACCACAACAGCTCAGATCGGGAGTATACCAATGGGAGCCCTGTCGCCAGAACAGGTTACTCATGGTTCCCTCAACAAGATTGCCTTCCAGATCGCATACAATGCCTTCTGCCACATCCGGATCATCCCATTCTGACCGGGCCATGACCTGCTCAAGCCGGTTAAGGTGCTTTAACTGAGCCAGTGCCGGATTCAGCCCCAACCGAAACTGACACAAACGCGCCCTGACGCCGCGCTCACGATTGAGCTGCATCCCCTGCCGGGCAGGGGAAAGCGAAAGGATTCTGCTGGGCTGTAGTGGATCGGGAATGGCATAACCCCGCGCACCACTTCCCCGTGTAACAGTAATCTTCAGCGTCTGATCACCCTGAAAATCCAACCGGGCTAAATCTTCCTTAACAAGCGCCAGAGTACCCACAGGAAACCGTAAACGCTGCAGTCCTTTCTCAAGACGCGCGAGATGTGCATTAAGCAGACGGGGCCTGGAATTAACAACAGCGATCGTTTCAAATAACCCATCACCGTAACTCAGCCCACGATCGCTGGCAGCAATCGTCTCCTGGGGCACCCCATTGATCCAGCAACCCATGAGTAACCTCAGATACGCTTAAACAACAAACTGCCGTTGGTACCACCGAAACCAAAGGAGTTTGACAGCGCGGCATCGATACGGCATTCCTGCGGCTGATGAGCGACATAGTTCAGGTCACAGCCCTCAGACGGATTATCCAGATTGATCGTGGGCGGCGCGACCTGATCACGAATCGCCAGAATACTGATAATCGCTTCAACAGCGCCCGCTGCGCCCAGCAGGTGTCCGGTCATGGATTTGGTAGAACTCATGCGCAGCGAGGATGCAGCACTGCCCCAGACCTCTTTAGCAGCATTGGACTCAGCAATATCACCCGCAGGTGTGGAGGTACCATGAGCATTAATGTACTGAATCTGCTCCGGATTGAGTGACGCATCCGCTATCGCATTCTGCATCGCCAGCATCGCGCCCTCGCCACTCTCTGGCGGCGCCGTCATATGATAAGCGTCATCGCTCATCCCAAATCCGGCCAGCTCACAATAGATTGATGCACCGCGGGCAACAGCATGATCATAAGATTCGAGCACCAGAATACCGGCTCCATCACCAAGCACAAAGCCATCCCGATCCTGATCCCAGGGCCGGCTGGCCGTTTCGGGTGAGTCATTACGTGTTGATAGCGCACGGGCAGCAGCAAAACCGGCAATCCCCAGTGGCGTGGTCGCCATCTCAGCACCGCCTGCCAGCATCACATCGGCATCGCCATACTGGATCATCCGCATCGCCTGACCGATATTGTGTGTACCGGTCGTGCAGGCCGTAGTAATGGCAATATTCGGCCCTTTAAGCCCGTGTTTGATCGCCAGATTACCACCAATCATATTGATGATACTGCCGGGGACAAAGAAGGGAGAAACGCGACGAGGGCCACTCGTGCTCAGCACCTCAACATTTTTTTCTATCATCGGCAGACCGCCGATACCAGAACCGATGGCGCAACCGATGCGTGCCGCGTTGGTGTCGGTAATCTCAAGACCGGAATCTTCCAGCGCCTGGCTGGCTGCAGCCATACCGTACTGGATAAACAGATCCATCTTACGGGCTTCTTTAGGGCTCATATACTGAGCCACATCGAACTGCTTAACCGAAGCGGAGAATCGGGTAGTAAAAGGCTCAGCGTCAAACTGCGTAATAGGTGCCGCGCCGCTCTTTCCGGAAAGCAGATTCTGCCAGCTTTCCCCGACCGTATTACCGACCGGGGTCAGCATCCCCATACCGGTAACAACAACACGTCTACGTGTCATTCATTATCTCCATATAAAGATCAGACAAAGACAGAAGTATAACCCGCAGGCAAAAGAAAAGCCGCACTATCGTGAGATAGGCGGCTTGTCAGAAATACTTGCTTGAACGATTACTGGTGAGCGTTGATGTAATCGATAGCCAGCTGAACTGTAGTGATCTTTTCAGCTTCTTCGTCTGGAATTTCAGTTTCGAATTCTTCTTCCAGAGCCATTACCAGCTCAACTGTGTCCAGAGAGTCAGCGCCCAGATCTTCAACAAAAGAAGCTTCCTGAGTAACTTCTTCTTCTTTAACACCCAGCTGCTCTGCGATGATCTTCTTTACGCGCTCTTCAATGTTGCTCATATCTCTTCCTATCTTCTTATTAACCCCGCACACCGTTGGATATGCGGAAAGAAATTTTATTAAAGCCCCCCTGCTTTAGCAAGCAGGGCAGCGATAGTTCGTTCTCTGCCTGACGGCACATTATCAACAATTCGAAGAAAAAAACAATTCCTTCGACCGGGTTTTACCCCATATACATGCCGCCATTGACCTGGATCGACTCCCCGGTCACATATCCGCCGCCCTGACTGGCCAGAAAACCAACAACCGCCGCGATCTCTTCCGGACGCCCCAGACGGTTCATCGGAATCTGTGATTTCAGCGCTTCTTTGTGCTCTTCAGCCAGACCACTGGTCATATCCGTATCAATAAAACCGGGCGCAACACAGTTAACGGTAATGTTACGAGAGCCCACTTCACGCGCCAGAGCACGGGTGAAACCTTCCATACCGGATTTAGCAGCCGCATAGTTTGCCTGACCTGCATTACCCATAGACGCAACCACGGAGCTGACACTGATAATGCGACCCCAACGCGCTTTGGTCATACCGCGCAGGCAGCCCTTAACCAGACGGAAGACAGAGTTGAGGTTGGTATTCAGAACAGAATCCCACTCATCATCCTTCATACGCATGAGGATATTATCACGGGTAATACCGGCGTTATTCACCAGAATTTCGACAGTGCCAAAATCATCCTGAACCGTTTTCAGCACAGCAGCCACGGATTCTGCATCGGCGACATCCAGTACAAGACCTGTGCCTTTAACGCTACTTTCAGCCAGATAAGCACTGATCGCCGCCGCACCGTTCTCACTGGTAGCAGTACCTACCACAACAGCTCCCTGACGGCCCAGCTCTTCTGCGATCGCCTTACCAATACCCCGTGTAGCACCTGTAACCAGCGCCACCTTACCTTCAATACTCATTATTTAATCCTTTGCGCAAAGATTACTGACCCAGCGCCTTCTCCAGGCCCGCTGCATCACTAATTGCCGCCACGCTCAGCGGTTTATGGATTTTTTTATTCAGGCCAGACAGTACTTTGCCCGGTCCACACTCTACCGTAGATTCAACACCCTGATCTACCATACCCTGTACCGACTTAGTCCACAGTACCGGGCTGTAAAGCTGAGCCAACAGATTATCTTTCAGCTCATCAACACTGGCCGGAACGGCTGCAGTGACGTTCTGAACCACAGCAATCTCAGGCAGTTTAATTTCAATTTTAGCCAGCTCGGCGGCCATTTTCTCAGCCGCAGGCTTCATCAGCTCACAATGGGATGGCACACTGACCGGCAGAGGAACAGCACGTTTCGCGCCGGCAGCCTTGCAGCCTTCAATGGCACGTTCAACAGCGGCTTTCTGGCCGGCAATCACAATCTGCCCCGGGCAGTTGTAGTTAACCGGAGAAACCACTTCACCCTGTGCCGCTTCAGCGCATGCCTGCTCGATTGCATCATCAGCAAGCCCCAGAATCGCAGCCATGGCTCCGGTACCGGCAGGTACCGCCTGCTGCATAAATTCGCCACGCAGCTTCACCAGATTAACACCATCAGCAAAGCTGATTGCACCTGCACATACCAGTGCGGTGTATTCACCCAGACTGTGACCGGCAACCAGAGCAGGCATCTGACCACCCTGCTCCTGCCAAAGGCGCCACAGCGCAACACCGGAGGTCAGCAAGGCTGGCTGAGTTTTATCAGTTTGATTCAGATCGGCTTCAGGGCCGTTCTGAACCAGATCCCAGAGATCGTACCCCAGAACCTCGGAAGCTTCTGCAAAAGTGCTTTTAATAACAGGATGGGCGTCTGCAAGTTCCGCAAGCATACCCACCTGCTGAGAACCCTGACCCGGAAAGACAAATGCAAGAGATTGCGACATGATTTCCTCGAATCATCAATTAGAACCGTGCCTGACCATAATCAGGCGAATGGCCCGTAGTTTACAACATTCAGAGGCAATTAAAACTGTAACCGACCGTTTCAGGCCAGCTTATCTTCAATTTCATGACAGATACGGCGGGGGACGTTCTGCTCAATCTCGGCGACCGCCTGATCAAGTGCAAAACCAAAACATTTACGGTTAGCCGAACCGTGACTTTTAATCACAATCCCCTGCAGGCCGAGCAGACTGGCGCCGTTACGCCGGGAAGGATCCATCTGGCGCTTAAGCTCACTGAGTACAGGGCTGGCCAGCAACGCCAGAAAACGACGATACAATCCTTTCTTGAAACTGGCCTGGAATTTACGGCTGATCAACCGCGCCAGACCCTCACTGCTTTTCAGTGCGATATTACCGACAAAGCCATCACAGACCACTACATCAGCCTTACCGGCATAGAGATCATCGCCTTCGACATAGCCGATATAGTTGAGGGTGCCATGCTCCTCAATGAGGCGTGAGGCCAGCTTGACCTGTTCATTACCCTTAATCTGCTCCTGACCGATATTCAGCAAGCCCACTCTGGGCGCCTCAATACCATCAACAGCCTGCGTCATCACCGACCCCATAATGGCAAACTGCAACAGGTGCTCCGCACTGCAGTCTACGTTCGCACCGAGATCCAGCATATGACAGTGACCTGTCAGGGTTGGCACGGACGAAATAATTGCCGGACGGTCAATCCCCGGCAGCGTGCGCAGGATGTATCGCCCCAGCACCATCAGAGCACCGGTATTACCCGCACTGACACAGGCTTCAGCCTTATGCTCAGCCACCAACTGCAATGCTTTGTACATGGAGGATTCCTGTCCGCTGCGCAGTGCCTGTGAAGGTTTTGCAGCCATAGAAATGGTATCCGCCGCATGGACAATCTCTATGCGACAGGCAACGTCGGAATTAAGCTTAGTAAGCTGAGGCGTTATTGCTTCGGTATGGCCAACCAGTTTGGCTGACAGATGGGGATAGCGCTTAAGTGCGCTGAGTGTTGCGGGTACAGTAACGCGGGGACCGAAGTCCCCGCCCATCACATCAACTGCGATGCTGTAATAAGCTGACAAACGCTTATTCGTCATCCTGCTGGGCAATTACCTGCTTGCCACGGTAGAAACCGTCAGCAGATACGTGGTGACGACGGTGAGTTTCACCGGTAGTTGCTTCTACAGACAGAGTCGGGTTGCCCAGAGCGTCGTGGGAACGACGCATGTCGCGACGGGAACGTGACTTCTTGCTTTTCTGAACTGCCATGACTAAATAGCTCCTGGTTCTTTCTATTTGTTGTCGGCTTTTAATTGAGCCAACACACTAAATGGGTTCGGTTTTTCGGTTTCTTCAACCGCCGCCTCTGATTTACCAAAAGAAGTTTTTATTGAGCAGTCATCATGATAAGCATCGAATGGCAGACTCAGGATTACTTCTTCCTCAATCACAGGCAACAGCTCAATCTCTTCAGCCTCAACGATCAAAGGATCGTAGCTACGGGGCAACTGCTTCGCAGCTTCCTCGCTGGCGGCTATACCGAGATTAAATTCTGCCGCTACGGCGACCTCTACTGGTTCCAGACAACGTTGACAGGTCATAAAAAGACGACCTGACGCGCTGCCTGTTACAGTACGAATTCGTTGCTCATCGACAGAAAACTGCAGATCAACATCGATGACGCTCTCTTTGTCAACTAACGACTGACAAAGATTCGGCAAAGATTTAACGCCTGCCTCGCCGCTGATTCGTACTCCCCGCTCAGCTAATTTTCGCGGGTCAACTCTATTAGGTAATGGACCGTTTGACATAAGCGCGCAATTCTAGGGCCCGATGCCCCATCTGTCAAAGACTTTAGGGTTTAAATCCGCAATAAAACCGCTAATATTTGGGCCTTCATTTATTTAGGGTTAAAAAACAGATGAGAAACCTGATTTTAGCATCCAGCTCCCCTTTTCGTCGCCAGATTCTCGACAAATTAGGGCTGAAATACGAATGCATCTCACCGGAGATTGACGAATCTGCTCTGGAACAGGAAACACCGCATCAGTTAGTGGCCCGACTGGCTGAAGCCAAAGCCCGTAAAGTGGCCGAGACCGGTCAGAATGCTTTGATTATCGGTTCAGATCAGGTTGCCGTGCTGGGAGATGAGATTCTTGGCAAACCCCACACCCATGAGAATGCCGTACATCAGTTAAAAAAGCTGTCCGGGCACCGCGTGACCTTTCTCACCGGCTTGTCACTGGTTAACAGCGCAAGCGGTGAAGCTCAGACAGAGGTAGTCCCCTTTGACGTTGTGTTTCGTCCGCTCACGGACAGCATGATCGAAAACTATCTCAGGGCAGAACAACCCTATAACTGCGCCGGCAGTTTTAAATCCGAAGCGCTGGGGATTGTCCTGTTCGACAAACTCGAAGGTGAAGACCCGAACACCCTGATCGGCTTGCCATTGATTCGCCTGGTACGCATGCTCGAAAACGAAGGCCTGCAGGTTTTATAACCCGCAGCGTCAGCAGCATAAAAAAGGAGGGCCCCTGCCCTCCTTTATATTCGCGGTCTAACGCAGATGCGGCCCCTGACTGAGGCCAATCTGAGTCGATATAGCTCTGGTAACACTCACACCCAACTCATCAACAATCTGCTTCCAGGGTTCTGGCTGCGGTGTGTAATCGATTAGCTTTTCGGCCTGCACCACTTCCCGGGCCACATACCCGGTACTACCCAGACCATCAATCAGGCCCAGTTCGAGTGCTTGCTCGCCGGTCCAGACCAATCCGCTGAACAGCTTCGGATCATCTTTAATCCGATCACCA encodes the following:
- the plsX gene encoding phosphate acyltransferase PlsX gives rise to the protein MSAYYSIAVDVMGGDFGPRVTVPATLSALKRYPHLSAKLVGHTEAITPQLTKLNSDVACRIEIVHAADTISMAAKPSQALRSGQESSMYKALQLVAEHKAEACVSAGNTGALMVLGRYILRTLPGIDRPAIISSVPTLTGHCHMLDLGANVDCSAEHLLQFAIMGSVMTQAVDGIEAPRVGLLNIGQEQIKGNEQVKLASRLIEEHGTLNYIGYVEGDDLYAGKADVVVCDGFVGNIALKSSEGLARLISRKFQASFKKGLYRRFLALLASPVLSELKRQMDPSRRNGASLLGLQGIVIKSHGSANRKCFGFALDQAVAEIEQNVPRRICHEIEDKLA
- the rpmF gene encoding 50S ribosomal protein L32 — encoded protein: MAVQKSKKSRSRRDMRRSHDALGNPTLSVEATTGETHRRHHVSADGFYRGKQVIAQQDDE
- a CDS encoding YceD family protein translates to MSNGPLPNRVDPRKLAERGVRISGEAGVKSLPNLCQSLVDKESVIDVDLQFSVDEQRIRTVTGSASGRLFMTCQRCLEPVEVAVAAEFNLGIAASEEAAKQLPRSYDPLIVEAEEIELLPVIEEEVILSLPFDAYHDDCSIKTSFGKSEAAVEETEKPNPFSVLAQLKADNK
- a CDS encoding Maf family protein → MRNLILASSSPFRRQILDKLGLKYECISPEIDESALEQETPHQLVARLAEAKARKVAETGQNALIIGSDQVAVLGDEILGKPHTHENAVHQLKKLSGHRVTFLTGLSLVNSASGEAQTEVVPFDVVFRPLTDSMIENYLRAEQPYNCAGSFKSEALGIVLFDKLEGEDPNTLIGLPLIRLVRMLENEGLQVL